One Polypterus senegalus isolate Bchr_013 chromosome 10, ASM1683550v1, whole genome shotgun sequence DNA segment encodes these proteins:
- the LOC120536403 gene encoding uncharacterized protein LOC120536403, with protein sequence MAMLLFSQPWMLWTFVVRLCFVDCRQGEVREITDSCLESQNKQEILEKVEIKQQDNRNWFSRSFWPSYKVLVIEVVGSDKIGNTEEIFLNELSKKLKINNIRIQKAQLDNESRNLVLLFCPVVTRIGNDIAVALKKVSSNKKIILVVMYHTSNPDYRVADSSRFVDQKNVVLTVDCLFHETTGLLNCNLNKESSHKVFYFIYSYI encoded by the exons ATGGCTATGCTCCTCTTCAGCCAGCCATGGATGCTATGGACATTTGTTGTCCGCTTATGTTTTGTGGATTGTAGACAG GGTGAAGTGCGAGAAATAACAGATTCCTGTCTGGAGTCTCAGAACAAACAAGAAATACTGGAGAAGGTCGAGATTAAACAGCAAG ACAATCGAAATTGGTTTTCTCGTTCCTTTTGGCCCTCTTATAAAG TTTTAGTAATTGAAGTTGTTGGCTCAGACAAAATCGGTAATACGGAGGAGATTTTCTTAAATGAACTTTCCAAAAAACTGAAGATTAACAATATTAGAATACAGAAGGCCCAGCTTGACAATGAGTCCAGAAATCTGGTTCTACTCTTTTGTCCAGTGGTCACAAGAATTGGAAATGACATTGCTGTGGCACTAAAGAAAGTTTCAA GTAATAAGAAGATCATTCTGGTAGTTATGTATCACACCTCTAATCCTGATTATAGAGTGGCAGACAGCAGCAGATTTGTGGATCAGAAAAATGTGGTGCTGACAGTCGACTGTCTGTTCCATGAAACTACTGGCTTACTCAATTGTAATTTAAATAAGGAGAGTTCACATAAAgttttctattttatatattcCTATATTTGA